In a genomic window of Gemmatimonadetes bacterium T265:
- a CDS encoding peptidase C1 yields the protein MQYQQYQSTAPGPDAGPRPRQIQHFGWTPDLPDHRDFLYAAPTPVLKNIPASVDLRPKCPPVYNPGELGSCTANAIAGAVEFDQMKESAKYPTPFVPSRLFIYYNERTIEGTVGQDSGAQLRDGIKSVASVGVCPEATDWPYDITKFTDAPPAQAFADASQYKVTSYLRLIQDLNTIKGCLASGYPFVFGFTAYDSIYQPNAARTGQIPMPTTQDSVVGGHAVMAVGYDDASRAFTIRNSWGTEWGAGGYGFLPYSYLLERTLAQDFWTIRST from the coding sequence GTGCAATACCAGCAATACCAGTCCACCGCCCCCGGCCCCGACGCGGGCCCGCGCCCGCGTCAGATCCAGCACTTCGGCTGGACCCCCGACCTCCCCGACCACCGGGACTTCCTCTACGCCGCGCCGACGCCCGTATTGAAGAACATCCCGGCGAGCGTCGACCTCCGGCCGAAGTGTCCGCCCGTGTACAACCCGGGCGAGCTCGGGAGCTGCACGGCGAACGCGATCGCCGGCGCGGTCGAGTTCGACCAGATGAAGGAGTCCGCCAAGTACCCGACGCCGTTCGTGCCCTCGCGCCTGTTCATCTACTACAACGAGCGGACGATCGAAGGGACGGTCGGCCAGGACAGCGGCGCGCAGCTGCGCGACGGCATCAAGAGCGTCGCGTCGGTCGGCGTCTGTCCGGAGGCGACGGACTGGCCGTACGACATCACCAAGTTCACCGACGCGCCGCCCGCCCAGGCCTTCGCCGACGCGTCGCAGTACAAGGTCACGTCGTACCTGCGCCTGATCCAGGACCTCAACACGATAAAGGGGTGCCTCGCGTCCGGCTACCCGTTCGTCTTCGGGTTCACGGCGTACGACAGCATCTATCAGCCGAACGCCGCGAGGACCGGCCAGATCCCGATGCCGACGACGCAGGACAGCGTCGTCGGGGGCCACGCGGTGATGGCGGTCGGGTACGACGACGCGTCGCGCGCCTTCACCATCCGGAACTCGTGGGGGACGGAGTGGGGCGCGGGCGGGTACGGGTTCCTGCCGTACTCGTACCTGCTCGAACGCACGCTCGCGCAGGACTTCTGGACGATCCGGAGCACCTGA